One window of the Colletotrichum lupini chromosome 9, complete sequence genome contains the following:
- a CDS encoding cytochrome c/c1 heme lyase — MGWFWADAPATTVHATFASSHPHGAIPSGSPPPNCPMHQKSADALTTAKPAAPAPPSACPVPHDQRHAAAAPPPPSACPVPHDQRHAAAAPPASCPVPHDAPKPAESKGFLQQINPLNYMFKEISQAPAENQAVALPTEREPSTIPRGSGDGNWEYPSPQQMYNALLRKGYTDTDITAVESMVSVHNFLNEGAWAEIVSWEERFGKGLYRGWQACKRGEENSEDMVERLKDGSETPPTLIRFQGRPKDMTPKAVMWQVAGWLYPSKFETEPPFDRHDWFVSRKVGGVEKEIRYVIDYYSGEPEPTGEPVFYLDVRPAVTPLGAAERLIRWGGDVWWRASGAEVREQEQLAKQAAQK, encoded by the exons ATGGGTTGGTTCTGGGCCGATGCTCCTGCGACAACCGTCCACGCGACGTTCGCCTCGTCGCATCCTCATGGCGCTATTCCGTCCGGCTCTCCTCCT CCCAACTGCCCGATGCACCAAAAGTCCGCCGATGCGTTAACAACCGCGAAGCCCGCCGCTCCCGCTCCTCCCTCCGCCTGCCCAGTTCCTCATGACCAGCGCCACGCAGCAGcagctcctcctcccccCTCAGCGTGCCCCGTCCCCCACGATCAACGGCACGCCGCCGCAGCACCGCCAGCATCATGCCCGGTACCCCACGACGCACCAAAGCCCGCCGAGTCCAAGGGCTTCCTCCAGCAAATCAACCCCCTAAACTACATGTTCAAGGAAATCTCCCAGGCACCCGCCGAGAACCAGGCCGTCGCGCTGCCCACGGAGAGAGAGCCCTCGACGATACCCAGGGGCTCCGGCGACGGCAACTGGGAGTATCCCTCTCCTCAGCAGATGTACAACGCCCTCCTGCGCAAGGGGTACACCGACACCGACATCACGGCCGTCGAATCCATGGTCTCAGTGCACAACTTCTTGAACGAGGGCGCTTGGGCTGAGATTGTCAGCTGGGAGGAGCGCTTCGGCAAGGGTCTGTACCGGGGCTGGCAGGCGTGCAAGCGCGGCGAGGAGAACTCGGAGGATATGGTTGAGAGGCTGAAGGACGGCAGCGAGACGCCCCCGACGCTCATCCGGTTCCAGGGGCGTCCAAAGGATATGACGCCCAAGGCTGTCATGTGGCAGGTTGCCGGCTGGCTCTACCCATCAAAGTTTGA AACCGAGCCTCCCTTTGACCGACACGACTGGTTCGTCTCCCGCAAGGTCGGCGGCGTCGAAAAAGAAATCCGATACGTCATCGACTACTACTCTGGCGAGCCCGAACCCACCGGCGAACCCGTCTTCTACCTCGACGTCCGGCCCGCCGTCACGCCCCTCGGTGCTGCAGAGCGGCTTATTAGATGGGGAGGCGACGTGTGGTGGCGTGCTTCTGGCGCCGAGGTGCGCGAGCAGGAGCAGCTTGCGAAGCAGGCAGCGCAGAAGTAA
- a CDS encoding ABC1 family protein, translated as MRLAFILGRFCPRPAFRAPAPNGTTTQFYSTFRSTFRSSHQPRRIPWRAGGSGSSSKYTRYTLRAGGAGAGALGTAAFFELSEKDNGGTDQTGEKRMLEVSRAEIKKKVADDDSGISRAWHTLKIAVDVYIWEPLCTGVRFLHLLVIFVPVIVAVPALWLGRRQKDRDNERSGTLWWYGFLVQSMEWAGPAFIKLGQWAASRSDIFPNEMCEIMSKLHSNAPAHSMHDTKRIVSAAFDGRDFNDIFEEFDEKPLGVGAIAQVYRAKLKASLAAPGDADLPEEPRPLRHKVAKNVDAALKSTPKRVPSTYVAVKVLHPRVERTVRRDLRIMHFFASALNVIPTIEWLSLPDEVAQFGEMMKLQLDLRIEAANLAKFRKNFKDRTTAWFPYPYTEFTTRNVLVEEFAQGIPLADFMENGGGVFQHDIASEGLDAFLRMLLIDNFVHADLHPGNIMVRFYQSHEPDLKFRRNHAKEHPEDQDDVTEQVLARLRPYRHRKDPAAWAAELRKIDNEGFRPQLIFIDTGLVTELNETNRTNFLDLFRAVAEFDGYKAGNLMCERCRQPDAVLDKEVFALKMQHLVLGVKSRTLALGNIKIGDILQEVLGMVRGHHVRLEGDFVNVVISILLLEGIGRSLNPDMDLLSSSLPILRQLSAQSGAEMAKHGDFSMLVVWAGLETRRFLQASIEDVERCVKYDLLAPNV; from the exons ATGAGACTGGCCTTCATCCTGGGCCGGTTTTGTCCACGTCCGGCCTTCCGAGCTCCAGCGCCGAACGGCACCACCACACAATTCTACTCCACATTCAGGAGCACCTTCCGGAGCTCCCACCAACCGAGACGGATACCATGGCGagccggcggcagcggcagtagCAGTAAATACACGAGATATACCCTCAGAGCCGGCGGAGCAGGTGCCGGTGCCCTCGGCACGGCGGCCTTCTTTGAGCTCTCGGAGAAGGATAATGGAGGCACCGACCAGACGGGCGAGAAGCGCATGCTCGAGGTCAGCCGAGCTGAGATCAAGAAGAAGGTCGCCGACGACGATAGCGGGATCTCGAGGGCGTGGCATACGTTGAAGATTGCTGTGGACGTGTATATCTGGGAACCCCTATGCACCGGCGTGCGGTTCCTCCATCTGCTCGTCATCTTTGTTCCCGTCATCGTCGCTGTTCCTGCTCTATGGCTCGGCAGGCGGCAGAAAGATCGCGACAACGAGAGGAGCGGGACGCTATGGTGGTACGGCTTCTTGGTCCAGTCCATGGAATGGGCTGGCCCGGCTTTCATTAAG CTCGGCCAATGGGCCGCCTCTCGCTCCGACATCTTCCCAAACGAAATGTGCGAAATCATGTCCAAACTCCACTCCAACGCCCCGGCGCACTCCATGCACGACACCAAGCGCATCGTCTCCGCCGCCTTTGACGGACGCGACTTTAACGACATTTTCGAGGAATTCGACGAGAAGCCCCTCGGCGTAGGCGCCATCGCCCAGGTCTACCGGGCCAAGCTCAAGGCCAGTCTCGCGGCCCCCGGCGACGCAGACCTTCCAGAAGAACCCAGGCCGCTCCGTCACAAGGTCGCAAAGAACGTCGATGCTGCCCTCAAGAGCACGCCCAAGAGGGTTCCCTCCACCTACGTCGCTGTCAAGGTCCTGCATCCTCGCGTCGAGAGGACTGTCCGCCGAGATCTACGCATCATGCACTTCTTTGCCTCCGCCCTCAACGTTATACCCACGATCGAATGGCTCTCCCTCCCCGACGAGGTCGCGCAGTTTGGCGAAATGATGAAGCTTCAGCTCGACCTCCGCATTGAGGCCGCCAATCTCGCCAAGTTCCGCAAGAACTTCAAGGACCGTACGACGGCATGGTTCCCTTACCCATACACAGAGTTCACCACCCGCAACGTCTTAGTCGAAGAGTTTGCACAGGGCATACCCCTAGCTGACTTCATGGAGAACGGCGGCGGTGTCTTCCAGCACGATATTGCTTCGGAGGGCCTCGACGCCTTCCTGCGCATGCTGCTGATTGACAACTTTGTCCACGCCGATCTGCACCCAGGCAACATCATGGTCCGCTTCTACCAGTCTCATGAGCCGGATCTCAAGTTCCGCAGGAATCACGCCAAGGAACACCCTGAAGACCAAGACGACGTCACAGAACAGGTGCTCGCCCGCCTGCGACCTTACCGCCACAGAAAAGACCCTGCTGCCTGGGCGGCCGAGCTGCGCAAGATTGACAATGAGGGCTTCCGCCCACAACTCATCTTCATCGACACGGGTCTGGTGACGGAGCTCAACGAGACGAACCGCACAAATTTTCTCGACCTCTTCAGGGCTGTAGCAGAGTTTGATGGGTACAAGGCCGGTAATCTCATGTGTGAGCGATGTCGCCAGCCTGACGCCGTGCTCGACAAGGAGGTGTTTGCGCTCAAAATGCAGCATCTCGTTCTCGGCGTCAAGAGCCGCACCCTCGCGCTGGGTAACATCAAGATTGGTGACATCCTGCAGGAGGTTTTGGGTATGGTCCGCGGGCACCACGTCCGTCTCGAGGGTGATTTCGTCAACGTCGTCATCAGTATCCTGCTGCTCGAGGGTATCGGGCGCAGTCTGAACCCGGATATGGACCTTCTTAGCAGCTCACTGCCAATTCTCCGGCAGCTGAGCGCGCAGAGCGGTGCTGAGATGGCGAAGCATGGTGATTTCAGCATGTTGGTCGTGTGGGCTGGCCTGGAGACCCGACGGTTCTTGCAGGCGAGCATCGAAGAT GTCGAACGTTGCGTTAAATATGATCTCCTTGCACCGAATGTGTAA